The following are encoded in a window of bacterium genomic DNA:
- a CDS encoding cytochrome P450 has translation MNAGLRRLAPFRIGRIASVALPNLARYRRLDRRGGGATQAEWDAQHDRAARALHDAGIDLKGMFVKLCQVVGARADVFPAPFIRHLGRFHDAVPPHPFAEIRRLVERELGRPLGEVFVRFDETPLAAASLAQVHRATLRDGTEVAVKVQYAEIASLARVDLASLRVLARVAGRVARDLDLVSLVDELADFVTLELDFRREADSTERVRAAMADDPTVRIPRVHRELSTDKLLVLEFLEGTKVTDLDALRARGVDLEVVAERIGRAYARMIFEQGFFQGDPHPGNLLVLADGTIGILDFGLAKELPPGFGRAVATMVVRGITGDAAGALAAARSAGFEVGDDQATALPGLVLALLGDREDDGGIPAMLAETPITTIPSHFTLIGRVMILLNGLSHTLAPGRLLVQRALIEALARHADVPPEPAIPGLPPGPAEPPLLQAMRWIQWPFPFLDECARRFGDVFTVRLPGRPPLVMVSHPEAIRDLFTGSEEDLRAGEANALLEPLLGRHSLLLLDGREHLNERRIVQPPFQGERMQSYGDSMRDIARRDVDAWPVGQPFALHPHMQRITLDVILRTVFGMDEGPKMDSLRGGLRDLLGVSSNPQILIAIANGRVDGPAARPLRVRARVDEELFAEIARRRTMPAEGRHDVLSVLLAARDEQGEPLSDQALRDELVTMLVAGHETTATSLAWAVHHVLAHPEVRARLEAELAPAHTPAEIVRLEYLDAVCKETLRLTPIVPIVGRRLTRPLRIGGVDLPAGVVAAPCIILAHRRPERWPEPERFRPERFLEAKPTAFEFLPFGGGVRRCLGAAFALYEMKIVLAEVLTRVALRPAPGYQVRVVRRSVTLAPSEGMPVVVARRRAADLAA, from the coding sequence GTGAACGCCGGCCTGCGCCGGCTGGCCCCGTTCCGCATCGGTCGCATCGCCTCCGTCGCGCTCCCGAACCTCGCCCGCTATCGCCGTCTCGACCGGCGCGGCGGGGGCGCGACGCAGGCGGAGTGGGACGCGCAGCACGACCGCGCGGCGCGCGCGCTGCACGACGCGGGCATCGACCTGAAGGGTATGTTCGTGAAGCTGTGCCAGGTGGTCGGCGCCCGCGCCGACGTCTTCCCGGCGCCGTTCATCCGCCACCTCGGGCGCTTCCACGACGCCGTACCGCCGCATCCGTTCGCCGAGATCCGCCGCCTCGTCGAGCGCGAGCTGGGGCGGCCGCTCGGCGAGGTGTTCGTGCGCTTCGACGAGACGCCGCTCGCCGCCGCGTCGCTGGCGCAGGTGCACCGCGCGACGCTGCGCGACGGCACCGAGGTCGCGGTGAAGGTGCAGTACGCGGAGATCGCGTCGCTCGCGCGCGTCGACCTCGCCAGCCTGCGCGTGCTGGCCCGCGTCGCCGGGCGCGTCGCCCGCGACCTCGACCTCGTCAGCCTGGTCGACGAGCTGGCCGACTTCGTCACCCTGGAGCTCGACTTCCGCCGCGAAGCCGACTCCACCGAGCGCGTGCGCGCCGCGATGGCCGACGACCCCACCGTGCGCATCCCGCGCGTCCACCGCGAGCTCTCGACCGACAAGCTCCTCGTGCTGGAGTTCCTCGAGGGCACGAAGGTGACCGACCTGGACGCGCTGCGCGCGCGCGGCGTCGACTTGGAGGTCGTGGCCGAGCGCATCGGCCGCGCCTACGCCCGCATGATCTTCGAGCAGGGCTTCTTCCAGGGCGACCCGCACCCGGGGAACCTCCTCGTACTCGCCGACGGCACGATCGGCATCCTCGACTTCGGGCTCGCGAAGGAGCTGCCGCCGGGCTTCGGGCGCGCCGTCGCGACCATGGTGGTCCGGGGCATCACCGGCGATGCCGCCGGCGCGCTCGCCGCCGCCCGCAGCGCGGGCTTCGAGGTCGGCGACGACCAGGCCACCGCGCTCCCCGGTCTCGTGCTCGCCCTGCTCGGCGACCGCGAGGACGACGGCGGCATCCCGGCGATGCTGGCCGAGACGCCGATCACGACGATCCCGTCGCACTTCACGCTCATCGGCCGCGTGATGATCCTCCTGAACGGGCTGTCGCACACGCTCGCCCCGGGCCGCCTGCTGGTGCAGCGCGCGCTCATCGAGGCGCTCGCCCGCCATGCCGACGTGCCGCCCGAGCCGGCGATCCCCGGCCTGCCGCCCGGGCCCGCCGAGCCGCCACTGCTCCAGGCCATGCGCTGGATCCAGTGGCCGTTCCCGTTCCTCGACGAGTGCGCGCGCCGCTTCGGCGACGTGTTCACCGTCCGCCTGCCGGGCCGGCCGCCGCTGGTGATGGTGAGCCACCCCGAGGCCATCCGTGATCTCTTCACCGGCAGCGAGGAGGACCTCCGCGCCGGCGAAGCGAACGCGCTGCTCGAGCCGCTGCTCGGCCGGCATTCGCTGCTCCTGCTCGACGGCCGCGAGCACCTCAACGAGCGGCGCATCGTGCAGCCGCCGTTCCAGGGCGAGCGCATGCAGTCGTACGGCGACAGCATGCGCGACATCGCCCGCCGCGACGTCGACGCCTGGCCCGTCGGCCAGCCGTTCGCGCTCCATCCGCACATGCAGCGCATCACGCTCGACGTCATCCTGCGCACCGTCTTCGGCATGGACGAGGGCCCGAAGATGGACAGCCTGCGCGGCGGGCTGCGCGACCTGCTGGGGGTATCGTCGAATCCGCAGATCCTGATCGCGATCGCCAACGGACGCGTCGACGGCCCGGCCGCGCGCCCGCTGCGCGTGCGCGCGCGGGTCGACGAGGAGCTTTTCGCCGAGATCGCGCGCCGCCGGACGATGCCGGCGGAGGGCCGCCACGACGTGCTGTCGGTGCTGCTGGCCGCCCGCGACGAGCAGGGCGAGCCGCTTTCCGACCAGGCGCTGCGCGACGAGCTGGTGACCATGCTCGTCGCCGGCCACGAGACCACCGCCACGTCGCTCGCCTGGGCGGTGCACCACGTCCTCGCGCATCCGGAGGTGCGCGCGCGGCTCGAAGCCGAGCTGGCGCCGGCGCACACGCCGGCGGAGATCGTGCGCCTCGAGTACCTCGACGCGGTCTGCAAGGAGACCCTGCGGCTGACGCCCATCGTGCCGATCGTCGGCCGCCGGCTGACGCGCCCGCTGCGCATCGGCGGCGTCGACCTGCCGGCCGGTGTGGTCGCCGCGCCGTGCATCATCCTCGCGCACCGGCGTCCCGAGCGCTGGCCCGAGCCCGAGCGCTTCCGCCCGGAGCGCTTCCTCGAGGCGAAGCCGACGGCGTTCGAGTTCCTGCCGTTCGGCGGCGGCGTACGGCGCTGCCTGGGCGCGGCCTTCGCGCTCTACGAGATGAAGATCGTGCTGGCCGAGGTGCTGACACGCGTCGCGCTGCGGCCCGCACCGGGCTACCAGGTGCGCGTGGTGCGGCGCTCGGTGACGCTGGCGCCGTCGGAGGGCATGCCGGTCGTGGTCGCACGGCGGCGCGCGGCGGACCTGGCGGCGTAG
- the treY gene encoding malto-oligosyltrehalose synthase: MPASPSSRPPVATYRLQLHGARDLRGVLAAVDYLRALGISHAYLAPVLRARTGSTHGYDVVDHAGIDPVLGTDDDFTRLAEALRLRGMGILLDVVPNHMSVGGGENAWWQDVLENGPSAASARCFDVDWTPPKAELAGRVLLPVLGDQYGRVLEAGELRVAWDDGGFVAVAYGSARYPLAPKSWQAIVAPVAARLRATLGDDDVRVAELESIATALEHLPARDETDPERRRERQREKEVVKRRLRALVDEAPVVREALDAVLAALNGRVGDPHSFDALEALLAVQAWRLSHWQVATDEINYRRFFDVNDLAAIRVEDPEVHAAVHAWVGTAVAKGWLDGLRIDHVDGLFDPQGYLERLPAGSWVVVEKILADGEPLPPSWPVAGTTGYEFLNLVLGVLVDPAAAFALQGLHALVVGDVASFRSVATQCKRLVLRDLMASELTVLARRLDAISEAHRFSRDFTLQSLGRGLGEVMACFPVYRTYLRPGDERPSRADRAHVATAVRRAKQRNPAVSPSLFDFIGSVLACDDPPGLDAAGRGARRDFVLRLQQLTGPVMAKGVEDTAMYRHLPLAALNEVGGEPDRIGVAVDRFHAEAAARRRDWPRGLSATMSHDCKRGEDVRARLAVLSEVPQAWTAAVSRWREQNHAHRRPVDGADAPEGIDEYLLYQTLVGAWPLAPADDAGWDAFVARLVAYARKAAREAKLRTSWLCPERDYEAALEAFVRAALRRDPANAFHADVAGFVAGIVRPGLLNGLAQLVLKVAAPGVPDFYQGTERWDLRLVDPDNRTPVDLGAHARALGELQAAAGDPIALARALLATLPDGRLKLWLTQRALAARGRDAALFVDGDYVPLVAEGAQARRVIAFARRHGGRAAVAIVGRFFAGLPDPPLGAAWGDTVVRLPPGGGTSALRDALAGHDVLARDGELKVAGVLAHLPVALLEGTA, encoded by the coding sequence ATGCCGGCTTCTCCGTCGTCCCGTCCGCCGGTCGCCACCTACCGGCTCCAGCTGCACGGCGCGCGCGATCTGCGCGGGGTGCTCGCCGCGGTCGACTACCTGCGCGCGCTCGGCATCAGCCACGCCTATCTCGCCCCGGTCCTGCGCGCGCGCACCGGCAGCACCCACGGCTACGACGTCGTCGATCACGCCGGCATCGATCCGGTCCTCGGTACCGACGACGACTTCACGCGCCTCGCCGAGGCGCTGCGGCTGCGCGGCATGGGCATCCTGCTCGACGTGGTGCCGAATCACATGTCGGTCGGCGGCGGCGAGAACGCCTGGTGGCAGGACGTGCTCGAGAACGGCCCGAGCGCCGCGTCGGCGCGCTGCTTCGACGTCGACTGGACGCCGCCGAAGGCCGAGCTGGCGGGGCGCGTCCTGCTGCCCGTGCTGGGGGACCAGTACGGGCGCGTGCTCGAGGCGGGCGAGCTGCGCGTGGCCTGGGACGACGGCGGGTTCGTCGCCGTCGCCTACGGCAGCGCGCGCTACCCGCTGGCGCCGAAGAGCTGGCAGGCGATCGTCGCGCCGGTGGCGGCGCGGCTGCGTGCGACGCTCGGCGACGACGACGTCCGCGTCGCCGAGCTCGAGAGCATCGCCACCGCGCTCGAGCACCTGCCCGCGCGCGACGAGACGGACCCGGAGCGCCGGCGGGAGCGCCAGCGCGAGAAGGAGGTCGTGAAGCGACGGCTGCGGGCGCTGGTCGACGAGGCGCCCGTCGTGCGCGAGGCGCTCGACGCCGTGCTCGCCGCGCTGAACGGCCGGGTGGGCGATCCGCACAGCTTCGACGCCCTCGAAGCGCTGCTTGCCGTCCAGGCGTGGCGGCTCAGCCACTGGCAGGTCGCGACCGACGAGATCAACTACCGGCGCTTCTTCGACGTCAACGACCTGGCCGCGATCCGCGTCGAGGATCCCGAGGTGCACGCGGCGGTGCACGCGTGGGTGGGTACGGCCGTCGCGAAGGGATGGCTCGACGGCCTGCGTATCGACCACGTCGACGGGCTCTTCGACCCGCAGGGCTACCTCGAGCGTCTGCCGGCGGGCTCGTGGGTCGTGGTCGAGAAGATCCTCGCCGACGGGGAGCCGCTGCCGCCGTCGTGGCCGGTCGCAGGCACGACGGGCTACGAGTTCCTGAACCTCGTGCTCGGCGTCCTCGTCGATCCCGCCGCGGCGTTCGCGCTGCAGGGGCTGCACGCGCTCGTGGTCGGCGACGTGGCGTCGTTCCGCAGCGTCGCCACGCAGTGCAAGCGGCTCGTCCTGCGCGACCTCATGGCGAGCGAGCTGACGGTGCTCGCGCGCCGGCTCGACGCGATCTCCGAGGCGCACCGCTTCTCGCGCGACTTCACGCTGCAGAGCCTCGGCCGCGGCCTCGGCGAGGTCATGGCGTGCTTCCCGGTCTACCGCACCTATCTCCGCCCCGGCGACGAGCGGCCCTCCCGTGCGGACCGCGCCCACGTCGCGACCGCGGTGCGGCGTGCCAAGCAGCGCAACCCGGCCGTCAGCCCGTCGCTGTTCGACTTCATCGGCAGCGTCCTCGCCTGCGACGATCCGCCCGGGCTCGACGCGGCCGGCCGCGGGGCGCGTCGCGACTTCGTCCTGAGGCTCCAGCAGCTGACCGGCCCGGTGATGGCGAAGGGCGTCGAGGACACCGCCATGTACCGGCATCTGCCGCTCGCGGCGCTGAACGAGGTGGGCGGCGAGCCCGACCGCATCGGCGTCGCGGTGGACCGCTTCCACGCGGAGGCCGCGGCGCGGCGCCGCGACTGGCCGCGCGGCCTCTCGGCGACCATGAGCCACGACTGCAAGCGCGGCGAGGACGTGCGCGCACGGCTCGCCGTCCTCTCCGAGGTGCCGCAGGCGTGGACGGCGGCGGTGTCGCGCTGGCGCGAGCAGAACCACGCGCATCGTCGCCCCGTCGACGGGGCGGACGCGCCGGAGGGGATCGACGAGTACCTGCTGTATCAGACGCTGGTCGGCGCCTGGCCGCTCGCGCCCGCGGACGACGCGGGGTGGGACGCCTTCGTCGCGCGCCTCGTCGCCTATGCACGCAAGGCGGCGCGCGAGGCGAAGCTGCGCACGAGCTGGCTCTGCCCCGAGCGCGACTACGAGGCGGCGCTCGAGGCGTTCGTGCGCGCGGCGCTGCGGCGCGATCCGGCGAACGCCTTCCACGCCGACGTCGCCGGGTTCGTCGCCGGCATCGTGCGCCCGGGGCTGCTGAACGGGCTCGCGCAGCTCGTCCTCAAGGTGGCGGCGCCCGGCGTGCCCGACTTCTACCAGGGCACCGAGCGCTGGGACCTCCGCCTGGTGGATCCGGACAACCGCACGCCGGTCGACCTCGGGGCGCACGCGCGTGCGCTCGGCGAGCTGCAGGCGGCGGCAGGCGACCCGATCGCGCTCGCACGCGCGCTGCTCGCGACCCTGCCGGACGGGCGGCTGAAGCTCTGGCTGACGCAGCGGGCGCTCGCGGCGCGCGGGCGTGACGCGGCGCTGTTCGTCGACGGCGACTACGTGCCGCTCGTCGCCGAGGGCGCACAGGCGCGGCGGGTGATCGCGTTCGCGCGCCGGCACGGCGGCCGCGCGGCGGTCGCGATCGTCGGCCGCTTCTTCGCCGGCCTGCCGGATCCGCCCCTCGGCGCGGCATGGGGCGACACGGTCGTCCGGCTGCCGCCCGGCGGCGGCACGAGCGCACTGCGCGACGCGCTCGCCGGGCACGACGTGCTCGCCCGCGACGGCGAGCTAAAGGTCGCCGGCGTCCTGGCGCACCTGCCGGTGGCGCTGCTGGAGGGGACGGCGTGA
- the treZ gene encoding malto-oligosyltrehalose trehalohydrolase, with translation MIGAQVVPGGVRFAVWAPRAGAVSVRVVAPAATEVPLTRAPDGVFAGTVAGLAAGADYVYVVDGRALPDPASRHQPAGVQGPSRVVDPARFAWTDAGWRGLRMPDVVLYELHVGTFGEAGTFDGVVAHLDALRDLGVTAIELMPIGAFPGERNWGYDGVHWFAPQASYGGPEGLCRLVDAAHARGLGVVLDVVYNHVGPEGNVLPAFGPYFTDRYATPWGDAVNFDGADGAGVRRHVLENVRSWIRDFHLDGLRLDAVHAIVDASPRHILEEIAAAAHVEGAAQGRAVVVIAESDLNDPRLVATIEADGYGLDAQWSDDFHHAVHALLTGERNGYYADFGAAADLAKALRDRFVYDGRHSAFRRRVHGAPATHVPADRFVVAIQNHDQIGNRARGERLATLLPPAARRVATALLLLSPYVPLLFMGEEWGAQEPFLYFTSHADPALARAVCEGRRREFADFAWAGTVPDPQDPATFAASRLDRRRAASSEGAAALALHRDLLALRRAEPALRPGADVAVEVACADACVVLTLRPRAGRALVVACNCGPDPAPVDAGAAATWWSSDVARYGGAGRAIVADAGRVVVPGHVAVVLAG, from the coding sequence GTGATCGGAGCGCAGGTGGTGCCGGGCGGCGTGCGCTTCGCGGTATGGGCACCGCGCGCGGGGGCGGTCTCGGTGCGCGTCGTCGCGCCGGCGGCGACCGAGGTGCCGCTCACGCGCGCGCCGGACGGCGTCTTCGCGGGCACCGTCGCGGGGCTCGCGGCGGGCGCCGACTACGTCTACGTGGTCGACGGGCGGGCGCTGCCCGATCCGGCGAGCCGCCACCAGCCCGCGGGCGTGCAGGGCCCGTCGCGCGTCGTCGACCCGGCGCGCTTCGCGTGGACCGACGCGGGATGGCGCGGCCTCCGCATGCCCGACGTCGTGCTCTACGAGCTGCACGTCGGCACCTTCGGCGAGGCGGGGACGTTCGACGGCGTCGTGGCGCACCTCGATGCGCTGCGCGACCTCGGCGTCACCGCGATCGAGCTGATGCCGATCGGCGCCTTTCCGGGCGAGCGCAACTGGGGCTACGACGGCGTCCACTGGTTCGCGCCGCAGGCGAGCTACGGCGGACCGGAGGGGCTGTGCCGCCTGGTCGACGCCGCCCACGCGCGCGGCCTCGGCGTGGTGCTCGACGTCGTCTACAACCACGTCGGCCCCGAAGGGAACGTGCTGCCCGCGTTCGGACCGTACTTCACCGACCGCTACGCCACGCCGTGGGGCGACGCGGTGAACTTCGACGGCGCGGACGGCGCCGGCGTGCGCCGGCACGTCCTCGAGAACGTCCGCTCCTGGATCCGCGATTTCCACCTGGACGGCCTGCGGCTCGACGCCGTGCACGCCATCGTCGACGCGAGCCCGCGGCACATCCTGGAGGAGATCGCCGCGGCGGCCCACGTCGAGGGCGCGGCGCAGGGTCGCGCGGTGGTCGTCATCGCCGAGAGCGACCTCAACGATCCGCGCCTGGTGGCCACGATCGAGGCCGACGGCTACGGGCTCGACGCGCAGTGGAGCGACGACTTCCACCACGCGGTGCACGCGCTCCTCACCGGCGAGCGCAACGGCTACTACGCCGACTTCGGCGCCGCCGCCGACCTCGCCAAGGCGCTGCGCGACCGCTTCGTCTACGACGGGCGCCACTCCGCCTTCCGCCGCCGGGTCCACGGCGCGCCCGCGACGCACGTGCCCGCCGACCGCTTCGTGGTCGCGATCCAGAACCACGATCAGATCGGCAACCGCGCGCGCGGCGAGCGCCTGGCGACGCTGCTGCCGCCGGCCGCGCGCCGCGTGGCGACGGCGCTGCTCCTGCTGTCGCCCTACGTGCCGCTGCTCTTCATGGGCGAGGAATGGGGCGCGCAGGAGCCGTTCCTGTACTTCACGAGCCACGCCGATCCGGCGCTCGCCCGGGCGGTGTGCGAGGGCCGGCGCCGCGAGTTCGCCGACTTCGCCTGGGCGGGTACGGTGCCGGACCCGCAGGATCCCGCGACCTTCGCGGCGAGCCGGCTCGACCGGCGGCGTGCCGCCTCGTCCGAGGGCGCCGCGGCGCTGGCGCTGCACCGAGACCTCCTCGCCCTGCGCCGCGCCGAGCCGGCGCTCCGGCCGGGAGCGGACGTCGCCGTGGAGGTCGCCTGCGCGGACGCATGCGTCGTCCTCACCCTGCGGCCGCGCGCCGGCCGCGCGCTCGTGGTCGCGTGCAACTGCGGCCCCGACCCCGCGCCGGTCGACGCCGGCGCGGCGGCGACGTGGTGGAGCAGCGACGTCGCGCGCTACGGCGGGGCGGGGCGGGCCATCGTAGCGGACGCGGGGCGCGTGGTGGTGCCCGGCCACGTCGCGGTCGTCCTCGCGGGCTGA
- a CDS encoding sigma-70 family RNA polymerase sigma factor has product MPEASDETLFAAWRAGDEAAFEALFRRWQAPLARHLTRMLDDAATAEDLVVETFLRLHRHRDRVRADRPVKPLAWTIARNLARNRRRTQRLWGWLPLATAEPERSQPPPGDAEALGRVAAAFAALPAAQRETCSLRLVGELTIEEIAEVTGASVGTVKSRLFYGLRRLRTLLADLDPEKE; this is encoded by the coding sequence ATGCCGGAGGCCAGCGACGAGACCCTCTTCGCAGCCTGGCGGGCCGGGGACGAAGCCGCGTTCGAGGCCCTGTTCCGCCGCTGGCAGGCGCCGCTGGCGCGCCATCTGACCCGCATGCTGGACGATGCCGCGACGGCCGAGGATCTCGTGGTCGAGACCTTCCTGCGCCTGCATCGGCACCGGGACCGGGTGCGGGCGGACCGCCCCGTGAAGCCGCTGGCGTGGACGATCGCGCGCAACCTGGCGCGCAACCGCCGCCGGACGCAGCGCCTGTGGGGCTGGCTGCCGCTGGCGACGGCGGAGCCGGAGCGCTCGCAGCCGCCGCCGGGCGACGCAGAGGCACTGGGGCGGGTGGCCGCGGCGTTCGCGGCTCTGCCGGCGGCGCAGCGCGAGACCTGCTCGCTGCGCCTCGTGGGCGAGCTGACGATCGAGGAGATCGCGGAGGTGACCGGCGCCTCGGTGGGCACCGTCAAGTCGCGACTCTTCTACGGGCTGCGCCGCCTGCGCACGCTGCTCGCCGATCTCGATCCGGAAAAGGAGTGA
- a CDS encoding glycogen debranching enzyme family protein codes for MTPIDPRPHAIVRRVAWARGDAPELLATREWLVTNGLGGYASGTLGGVATRRYHGLLVAALPAPIGRMLAVAGLAETLCVGEDAPLRLGGEAPFVGPMHLPTDALEEVALEDGLPVWRFAHAGTVLERRIVMPHLRNTALCGWTLLAAPGPVRLDLRPELNLRLHDRPVDGLAGRYPGARFEAPHFPYGVGEHGSGIEVRAVDLPPVRLGAYGPRPVRFLPAEACVERLYAVERERGYESCGPVVSPGHWEAVLAPGDVVTVVASMQPWDEMEALGWEEARAAEAARRRELVGRAHPALRTGVGAELALAADHFVVTPHARLADEALQHAEGHEARSVVAGYHWFTDWGRDTMIALEGLTLRAGSPADAASILRTFAHHLRDGLIPNYFPEGESEGVYHTADATLWFVHALGRQAALTGDPTLRRELMPAIQEIVDRHVAGTRFGIGIDPADGLLRQGAEGYQLTWMDAKVEGWVVTPRRGKAVEINALWYNALRLVADWAAEDGHAATARRLLHLAEVARESFNARFWWGAGGYCHDVVDVDGVVGAVDSSLRPNQLLAIALPYPVLAPERWRPVVEQARDHLLTPVGLRTLAPGHPDYRPTYCGDLRNRDAAYHQGTVWAWLLGPFADAWLRVHPGDTATVRDLVEAATTSALSEACTGEVSEIFDAEAPYYPRGCIAQAWSVAELVRCTIAGAEDGRP; via the coding sequence ATGACTCCGATAGATCCCCGACCGCACGCCATCGTGCGCCGCGTGGCCTGGGCCCGCGGCGACGCCCCGGAGCTGCTCGCGACGCGGGAGTGGCTCGTCACCAACGGCCTCGGCGGCTACGCCAGCGGCACGCTCGGCGGCGTCGCGACGCGGCGCTACCACGGCCTGCTCGTCGCCGCGCTGCCCGCCCCCATCGGCCGCATGCTCGCCGTCGCGGGCCTCGCGGAGACCCTGTGCGTCGGCGAGGACGCGCCGCTACGGCTCGGCGGCGAGGCGCCGTTCGTCGGGCCGATGCATCTTCCCACCGACGCGCTCGAGGAGGTGGCGCTCGAGGACGGCCTGCCGGTGTGGCGCTTCGCGCACGCCGGCACGGTGCTCGAGCGCCGCATCGTGATGCCGCACCTGCGCAACACCGCGCTGTGCGGCTGGACGCTGCTCGCGGCCCCCGGGCCGGTGCGGCTCGATCTGCGGCCCGAGCTCAACCTGCGGCTGCACGACCGTCCCGTCGACGGGCTCGCCGGTCGCTATCCCGGCGCGCGCTTCGAGGCGCCGCACTTCCCGTACGGCGTGGGGGAGCACGGATCCGGGATCGAGGTGCGCGCGGTGGATCTGCCGCCGGTGCGCCTGGGCGCGTACGGGCCGCGTCCGGTGCGCTTCCTGCCCGCCGAGGCGTGCGTCGAGCGGCTCTACGCCGTCGAGCGCGAGCGCGGCTACGAATCCTGCGGCCCGGTGGTCAGCCCGGGGCACTGGGAGGCGGTGCTCGCGCCGGGCGACGTCGTGACCGTCGTCGCCTCGATGCAGCCCTGGGACGAGATGGAGGCGCTCGGCTGGGAGGAGGCCCGCGCCGCCGAGGCGGCGCGGCGGCGGGAGCTGGTCGGGCGCGCCCATCCGGCGCTGCGCACCGGCGTCGGCGCGGAGCTGGCGCTCGCCGCGGATCACTTCGTGGTCACGCCGCACGCGCGCCTCGCCGACGAGGCGCTCCAGCACGCGGAGGGACACGAGGCGCGCTCGGTGGTCGCCGGCTACCATTGGTTCACCGACTGGGGCCGCGACACGATGATCGCGCTCGAAGGTCTCACGCTGCGTGCCGGCAGCCCGGCCGACGCGGCGTCCATCCTGCGCACGTTCGCGCATCACCTGCGCGACGGGCTGATCCCGAACTACTTCCCCGAGGGCGAGAGCGAAGGCGTCTACCACACCGCCGACGCGACGCTCTGGTTCGTGCATGCGCTCGGCCGCCAGGCGGCGCTCACCGGCGATCCGACGCTGCGCCGCGAGCTCATGCCCGCGATCCAGGAGATCGTCGACCGCCACGTCGCCGGCACGCGCTTCGGCATCGGCATCGACCCGGCCGACGGCCTCCTGCGCCAGGGCGCCGAGGGCTACCAGCTCACCTGGATGGACGCGAAGGTCGAGGGCTGGGTGGTGACGCCGCGGCGGGGCAAGGCGGTCGAGATCAACGCCCTCTGGTACAACGCGCTCCGTCTGGTCGCCGACTGGGCCGCGGAGGACGGCCACGCCGCGACCGCGCGCCGCCTGCTCCATCTCGCGGAGGTAGCGCGCGAGTCGTTCAACGCGCGCTTCTGGTGGGGCGCAGGTGGGTACTGCCACGACGTGGTCGACGTCGACGGCGTGGTCGGCGCGGTCGACTCGAGCCTGCGTCCGAACCAGCTGCTCGCGATCGCGCTGCCCTATCCCGTGCTCGCGCCGGAGCGCTGGCGACCCGTCGTCGAGCAGGCGCGCGACCATCTCCTCACGCCGGTGGGGCTGCGCACGCTCGCGCCCGGCCATCCGGACTACCGCCCGACCTACTGCGGCGACCTGCGCAACCGCGACGCCGCGTACCACCAGGGCACCGTGTGGGCCTGGCTCCTCGGGCCGTTCGCCGACGCCTGGCTGCGCGTGCATCCCGGCGACACCGCGACCGTGCGGGACCTCGTCGAGGCCGCGACCACGTCGGCGCTGAGCGAGGCGTGCACGGGCGAGGTGAGCGAGATCTTCGACGCCGAGGCGCCGTACTACCCGCGCGGCTGCATCGCGCAGGCGTGGAGCGTCGCCGAGCTGGTGCGCTGCACGATCGCGGGAGCGGAGGACGGCCGGCCGTGA